The following proteins come from a genomic window of Thiothrix winogradskyi:
- the ilvD gene encoding dihydroxy-acid dehydratase, with product MPVYRSRTSTGGRNMAGARALWRATGMTDADFQKPIIAIANSFTQFVPGHVHLKDMGQLVAREIEAAGGVAKEFNTIAVDDGIAMGHGGMLYSLPSRELIADAVEYMVNAHCADALVCISNCDKITPGMLNAAMRLNIPTVFVSGGPMESGKAVIGGKLVKLDLVDAMVSAANSAESDENVETMERSACPTCGSCSGMFTANSMNCLTEALGLSLPGNGSTLATHSDRKRLFLEAGRIIVGLAKRYYEQDDASVLPRSIASFEAFENAMCLDIAMGGSTNTILHLLAAAEEAGVNFTMNDIDRLSRKVPQLCKVAPSTQLYHMEDVHRAGGVFGILGELDRAGLLHREVGTVHATNMAEALSLWDVRLTNDAKRHEFFRAGPGNVPTQVAFSQSKRWDTLDIDRENGCIRDKAHAYSLEGGLAVLFGNIALDGCVVKTAGVDDSILKFSGPARIFESQDDAVAGILGDKIVAGDIVLIRYEGPRGGPGMQEMLYPTSYIKSKGLGKACALITDGRFSGGTSGLSIGHVSPEAAEGGAIGLVEEGDMIDIDIPNRTINVRVSDEVLATRRAAMDAQGKAAWKPVNRERYVSAALKAYAAMTTSASRGAVRDVTQLEK from the coding sequence ATGCCCGTTTACCGTTCCCGCACTTCCACTGGTGGTCGCAATATGGCTGGCGCACGCGCTTTGTGGCGTGCTACCGGCATGACCGATGCAGACTTCCAGAAACCCATTATCGCCATTGCCAACTCATTCACCCAGTTTGTACCGGGGCATGTCCACCTCAAAGACATGGGGCAACTGGTAGCGCGTGAAATTGAAGCCGCTGGCGGTGTCGCCAAAGAATTCAACACGATTGCGGTGGATGATGGCATTGCAATGGGGCATGGCGGGATGTTGTATTCGCTGCCGTCCCGCGAGCTGATCGCTGATGCAGTGGAATACATGGTCAACGCGCATTGTGCCGACGCGCTGGTGTGCATTTCCAACTGCGACAAAATTACGCCGGGGATGTTAAATGCCGCCATGCGCTTGAACATTCCCACCGTTTTCGTCTCCGGCGGGCCGATGGAATCCGGCAAAGCGGTCATCGGTGGCAAACTGGTGAAACTGGACTTGGTGGATGCAATGGTGTCCGCCGCCAACAGTGCCGAAAGCGACGAAAACGTGGAAACGATGGAACGTTCCGCCTGCCCAACCTGCGGCTCGTGTTCGGGCATGTTTACTGCTAACTCAATGAACTGCTTGACCGAAGCACTCGGTTTGAGTTTGCCGGGGAATGGTTCGACGCTGGCGACGCATTCCGACCGCAAGCGTTTGTTCCTCGAAGCCGGACGCATCATTGTGGGCTTGGCGAAACGTTATTACGAACAGGATGATGCATCCGTGTTACCGCGCTCGATTGCCTCGTTTGAGGCGTTTGAAAACGCGATGTGTTTGGACATTGCGATGGGGGGGTCTACCAATACCATCCTGCATTTGCTGGCAGCGGCGGAAGAGGCAGGGGTGAATTTCACCATGAACGACATTGATCGCTTGTCACGCAAAGTGCCGCAATTGTGCAAAGTAGCACCTTCTACCCAGCTTTATCACATGGAAGACGTACACCGTGCGGGTGGCGTATTCGGCATTCTCGGTGAACTTGACCGCGCCGGATTGTTGCACCGTGAAGTCGGTACTGTTCATGCGACCAATATGGCAGAAGCTTTGTCATTGTGGGATGTGCGTTTGACCAATGATGCGAAACGCCATGAGTTTTTCCGCGCAGGCCCCGGCAATGTGCCGACACAAGTGGCGTTCAGCCAAAGCAAACGCTGGGACACGTTGGATATTGACCGCGAAAACGGCTGTATCCGCGACAAAGCCCACGCTTACAGCCTTGAAGGCGGCTTGGCGGTGTTATTCGGCAATATCGCGCTGGATGGTTGTGTGGTCAAAACCGCTGGGGTGGATGATAGTATCCTCAAATTCTCCGGCCCTGCGCGTATTTTTGAATCGCAAGATGACGCGGTAGCAGGCATTCTGGGTGATAAAATCGTCGCGGGTGACATTGTATTGATCCGTTACGAAGGCCCACGCGGCGGCCCCGGAATGCAGGAAATGCTTTACCCCACTTCCTACATCAAGTCCAAAGGCTTGGGTAAAGCGTGTGCGTTGATTACGGATGGGCGTTTTTCCGGCGGCACATCGGGTTTGTCCATCGGGCATGTTTCACCGGAAGCAGCAGAAGGCGGCGCGATTGGCTTGGTGGAAGAAGGCGATATGATCGACATCGACATCCCCAACCGTACCATCAATGTGCGTGTTAGCGATGAAGTGTTGGCAACCCGGCGTGCGGCGATGGATGCACAAGGCAAAGCAGCTTGGAAGCCAGTGAACCGTGAACGTTACGTGAGTGCCGCGTTGAAGGCGTATGCGGCAATGACCACATCGGCTTCACGCGGCGCGGTGCGTGACGTAACGCAGTTGGAAAAATAA
- a CDS encoding M23 family metallopeptidase, with protein MNKKPLLLLLALTIFMIGYWIPEDRHVPVANAKPYAGSPAVYGYKVGGISAQKGINIFADQGAAVVAVTSGLVLYREDTPQGESSVWVLGAKWRLHHYANLDKVEVKPASWVKTGEKIGTIGTAKQAKPVAANLYYSIRSLPPLVTEWKAEQPLGLEQVFYVNPHEFLTAYQNEGKPAH; from the coding sequence ATGAACAAGAAACCTCTGCTACTTTTGTTAGCGCTTACCATCTTTATGATTGGGTACTGGATACCCGAAGACCGTCACGTACCCGTTGCCAACGCCAAACCCTATGCGGGTAGCCCTGCCGTGTACGGCTACAAAGTTGGCGGCATTAGTGCGCAAAAAGGCATCAATATTTTTGCCGACCAAGGTGCTGCCGTCGTAGCTGTTACCAGTGGCTTAGTGCTTTACCGTGAAGATACCCCGCAAGGTGAAAGTTCAGTTTGGGTGTTGGGCGCGAAATGGCGGCTGCACCACTATGCCAATCTCGACAAGGTTGAGGTTAAACCAGCCTCTTGGGTTAAAACAGGTGAGAAAATTGGCACCATTGGTACGGCTAAACAAGCCAAACCCGTAGCGGCTAATTTGTATTACTCCATTCGTAGCCTGCCACCGCTGGTCACGGAATGGAAAGCAGAACAGCCATTGGGTTTGGAGCAGGTGTTTTACGTGAATCCGCATGAGTTTTTGACCGCTTACCAAAATGAAGGTAAACCTGCGCATTAA
- a CDS encoding sulfur oxygenase reductase family protein, whose amino-acid sequence MSVDIKQLFDAEPQSPLYVAINRVLVKNDPNLMSMMKQASSKMCLATALTPGFRGFDLMRQMGACPMGMRWAANTDMGQALSHIWIDQFTYWDSWQAHEAFHETFEDVVVDACARCGEVLLEGPEEPVYRVVHSSLPKLISQNQWLQKHLQGTAAGYAIDSGKTVTVMATHRIKPGKEAEFEAAEIQTMEKLKESTGMVGYMILKRIGQSTLGSGHATVASMLEDMKDSSGSKLKRTAEVWEGYTLPAEYLVMVEWESLCDAQGGMPHVNVKPELLFIHGPKVLDNCLAMPTVRLSTSMFQEQTYREVLNQASAQG is encoded by the coding sequence ATGAGTGTGGATATTAAACAATTATTTGACGCAGAACCGCAGTCGCCTTTGTATGTTGCCATTAACCGCGTACTGGTTAAAAACGACCCGAATCTGATGAGCATGATGAAACAAGCCAGTTCTAAAATGTGCTTGGCAACCGCATTAACCCCCGGCTTTCGCGGCTTTGACCTAATGCGCCAAATGGGTGCTTGCCCAATGGGGATGCGTTGGGCAGCGAATACCGACATGGGACAAGCCCTGTCACACATCTGGATTGATCAATTTACCTACTGGGATAGCTGGCAAGCCCACGAGGCTTTCCATGAAACCTTTGAAGACGTGGTGGTGGATGCCTGTGCACGTTGCGGTGAGGTATTACTGGAAGGCCCCGAAGAACCCGTCTATCGGGTGGTACACAGCAGTTTGCCCAAATTGATTTCGCAAAACCAATGGCTGCAAAAGCATTTGCAAGGCACGGCTGCCGGTTATGCAATTGATTCGGGTAAAACCGTGACGGTCATGGCGACTCACCGCATTAAGCCGGGAAAAGAAGCCGAGTTTGAAGCGGCTGAAATTCAAACGATGGAAAAGCTCAAAGAAAGTACCGGCATGGTCGGGTATATGATCCTCAAGCGTATCGGGCAATCTACTCTTGGCAGTGGTCACGCCACCGTGGCATCCATGCTGGAAGACATGAAAGACAGTTCCGGGAGCAAGCTCAAACGTACCGCCGAGGTCTGGGAAGGTTATACCCTGCCTGCCGAATATCTGGTGATGGTGGAATGGGAAAGTTTGTGTGATGCCCAAGGCGGTATGCCGCATGTGAACGTCAAACCGGAATTGCTGTTTATTCACGGCCCCAAAGTATTGGATAACTGCTTGGCTATGCCCACCGTGCGCCTGTCCACCTCGATGTTTCAGGAGCAAACCTACCGCGAAGTGCTGAATCAAGCATCAGCTCAGGGGTAG
- a CDS encoding HAMP domain-containing sensor histidine kinase: MPINARLPFPRKTLFRLRSILLLVMLAVLALPLGGLYFFRIYENELVQQTELELISQAAALAATFRQLVRQHQQGGEYGYIRFSTSLTQPDPPYTREQPLDDPFYTPVKPSVDLIAPIEPPRPEARPSTQAVDPLARQIGEQMNQILRDTQQVTLSGMRLLDPNGTVIAGREEIGLSLAHIPEVKQALQGKYASVIRQRISDEPPPPLYSISRGSQIRVFTAFPIIESERLQGVLLLSRTPNNIIKHLYANKGVVLLATLSLLVLAVLLILLVSSTISRPIRELLRQTERVRQGEQREVEPIQNPVTKEIAQLSESFAGMSHALAERSDYIRRFATHVSHEFKTPLTAMQGALELLHDHIDTMPTERREKFIQNLLADTQRLKQLVNRLLELARADSLETRRETSTLPALFKALHNRYQERGLTVRIHNALPTTPLAIAPDALETIVINLFDNSLQHGAKQVDVYAHHAGGTLHLRLHDNGEGVSAANRDKIFTPFFTTKRTKGGTGLGLEIVASILKAYGGSIRLGDAAHGAEFILELPLS, from the coding sequence ATGCCAATAAATGCCCGCCTGCCATTTCCACGCAAAACGCTGTTCCGCTTGCGGAGTATTCTGCTGTTGGTGATGTTGGCGGTATTGGCACTGCCGTTGGGTGGGCTGTATTTTTTCCGTATTTACGAGAATGAGTTAGTCCAGCAAACCGAGTTGGAACTGATTTCGCAAGCGGCGGCACTGGCGGCTACGTTTCGGCAATTGGTGCGCCAGCATCAGCAAGGTGGCGAGTACGGTTATATTCGGTTTTCTACGTCGCTGACCCAGCCCGATCCGCCGTATACCAGGGAACAGCCGCTGGATGACCCGTTCTATACGCCGGTTAAGCCCAGTGTTGATTTAATTGCCCCGATTGAGCCGCCGCGCCCCGAAGCCCGCCCCAGCACCCAAGCCGTTGACCCTTTAGCCCGCCAGATTGGCGAGCAAATGAATCAAATATTGCGTGATACCCAGCAAGTGACGCTCTCTGGTATGCGTTTACTCGACCCTAACGGCACGGTGATTGCGGGGCGCGAAGAGATCGGTTTGTCACTGGCACACATTCCCGAAGTCAAACAGGCGCTGCAAGGGAAATACGCCAGCGTGATCCGCCAGCGCATTTCTGACGAACCGCCGCCGCCGCTGTATTCGATCAGCCGGGGTAGCCAAATCCGGGTGTTCACGGCGTTCCCGATTATTGAGAGCGAACGTTTGCAGGGTGTGTTGCTATTGTCGCGTACCCCGAATAATATTATCAAACACTTGTATGCGAATAAGGGCGTGGTATTGCTTGCTACCTTGAGCTTATTGGTACTGGCGGTATTATTGATTCTATTGGTGTCGTCGACCATTTCGCGCCCCATCCGCGAGTTATTGCGGCAAACCGAACGGGTACGCCAAGGCGAACAGCGCGAAGTGGAACCCATCCAGAATCCCGTCACCAAAGAAATTGCCCAACTGTCAGAAAGTTTTGCAGGCATGTCCCACGCGCTGGCGGAACGTTCCGACTATATCCGCCGCTTTGCCACCCACGTTTCCCACGAATTCAAAACACCGTTGACGGCGATGCAAGGCGCATTGGAATTGCTGCATGATCACATTGATACCATGCCCACCGAACGCCGTGAAAAATTCATTCAAAACTTATTGGCGGATACCCAGCGCCTCAAACAACTGGTGAACCGCCTGCTGGAATTAGCCCGTGCGGATTCACTGGAAACCCGCCGCGAAACCAGCACCTTGCCTGCCTTGTTTAAGGCGTTGCACAACCGTTATCAGGAACGCGGCTTAACCGTGCGGATTCACAATGCCCTGCCCACTACACCGCTGGCGATTGCCCCGGATGCGCTGGAAACCATTGTGATTAATTTATTCGACAACAGCCTACAACACGGCGCAAAACAGGTGGATGTGTATGCCCACCACGCTGGAGGTACATTGCATTTGCGTTTGCACGACAATGGGGAAGGCGTTTCTGCGGCGAACCGTGACAAGATTTTCACCCCGTTTTTCACCACCAAACGCACCAAAGGCGGCACGGGTTTGGGGCTGGAAATCGTTGCTTCCATCCTAAAAGCTTACGGTGGCAGCATCCGGCTAGGGGATGCTGCACACGGGGCGGAATTTATTCTTGAACTACCCCTGAGCTGA
- a CDS encoding response regulator transcription factor, with product MNKHILIADDDPHIRDVISFALEKAGMQVTQTEDGRQALDTFRRHAADLMVLDINMPELDGLEVCREIRKFSEVPILFLSSRDDEIDRILGLEIGGDDYVTKPFSPRELVARINVILKRTQQQGKPATEAEQGTLRHGKLSIQPEQHTASWDSKPLNLTATEFAMLQLFARQPSRVFSRDSIMGNAYDGNVYVSDRTIDSHIRHIRQKFADIGCENVIETVHGVGYKLATCQ from the coding sequence ATGAATAAACATATCCTCATTGCCGACGACGACCCTCACATCCGCGATGTGATTAGCTTTGCGCTGGAAAAAGCCGGGATGCAAGTGACACAAACCGAGGATGGGCGACAAGCTCTCGACACCTTCCGCCGTCACGCGGCTGATTTGATGGTGCTCGACATTAATATGCCGGAACTCGATGGGCTGGAGGTCTGCCGTGAAATCCGCAAGTTTTCCGAAGTGCCGATTTTATTCCTGTCTTCCCGCGATGATGAGATTGACCGGATTTTAGGCTTGGAAATCGGTGGTGATGATTACGTTACCAAGCCGTTCAGCCCACGCGAATTGGTGGCACGGATTAATGTCATCCTCAAGCGCACCCAGCAGCAGGGCAAACCAGCCACTGAGGCAGAGCAAGGCACACTCCGGCATGGCAAGCTCAGTATTCAGCCGGAACAACACACCGCGAGTTGGGATAGTAAGCCGTTAAATCTGACCGCGACTGAGTTCGCCATGTTGCAATTGTTTGCCCGCCAACCTAGCCGCGTGTTCAGCCGTGACAGCATTATGGGCAATGCTTACGACGGTAATGTCTATGTAAGTGATCGCACCATTGACAGCCATATCCGTCACATTCGCCAGAAGTTTGCGGACATCGGTTGTGAAAATGTCATTGAAACGGTGCATGGAGTCGGTTATAAACTTGCCACATGCCAATAA
- the fusA gene encoding elongation factor G produces the protein MTDLTLYRNIGIFAHVDAGKTTTTERILKLTGKIHKLGEVHDGAATTDFMVQEQERGITIQSAATTCFWKGHRFNVIDTPGHVDFTIEVYRSLKVLDGGVGVFCGSGGVEPQSETNWRYANDSKVARIIYINKLDRIGADYYRVVKQVEDVLGARPMPMTLPIGIEDNFIGVVDLLTRKAWVWDSSGDPLNYTIQDVPADMEGLVEEWREKLIEMAVEQDDDMMEMYLGGEEPALEDIKRCIRKGTINLDFFPTFAGSSFKNKGVQLVLDGVVDYLPSPIEVKPQPEVDLEGNATGEFAIVDANRPLRALAFKIMDDKYGALTFTRIYSGTMKTGDTILNTFTGKTERVGRMVEMHADDANAIDFAQAGDIIALVGLKNVQTGHTLCDPKNPATLEPMVFPEPVISLAISPKNKAGAEKMGVALNKMVKEDPSFRVETDQETGETILKGMGELHLDIKVDILLRTHGVEVNIGKPQVAYRESITSRVEDSYTHKKQSGGSGQYGKIDYTIEPNEVGAGYGFESVVVGGSVPREFWPAIDKGFRDSMVKGPLAGYPVVDVKVTLREGGFHAVDSSAIAFEIAAKGGYRQTMPKAGPQILEPIMKVDVFAPDSHVGDVIGDLNRRRAMIKSQDTAPIGARIKADVPLSEMFGYIGDLRTMTSGRGQFSMEFSHYAACPKSVSDQVIKEAQERKKALDAEK, from the coding sequence ATGACTGACTTAACACTTTACCGGAATATCGGCATTTTCGCCCACGTTGACGCGGGCAAAACCACTACTACCGAGCGTATCCTGAAACTCACGGGCAAAATCCATAAACTGGGTGAAGTTCACGATGGCGCAGCTACCACAGACTTCATGGTGCAGGAGCAGGAACGCGGGATCACCATCCAGTCGGCTGCAACCACCTGTTTCTGGAAAGGTCACCGTTTTAACGTTATCGACACCCCAGGGCACGTTGACTTCACCATCGAAGTTTACCGTTCGCTGAAAGTTCTTGATGGCGGCGTGGGCGTATTCTGCGGTTCCGGCGGTGTTGAGCCTCAGTCTGAAACTAACTGGCGTTATGCGAACGATTCCAAAGTCGCACGTATTATTTACATCAACAAGCTTGACCGTATCGGTGCTGACTACTACCGCGTTGTCAAACAGGTAGAAGACGTACTGGGTGCTCGCCCAATGCCAATGACCTTGCCTATTGGTATCGAAGACAACTTCATTGGTGTCGTTGACCTGTTAACCCGTAAAGCATGGGTGTGGGATAGCTCCGGTGACCCACTGAACTACACCATTCAAGACGTTCCTGCTGACATGGAAGGTCTGGTCGAAGAATGGCGTGAAAAGCTGATCGAAATGGCGGTCGAGCAAGACGACGACATGATGGAAATGTACCTCGGTGGTGAAGAACCAGCCTTGGAAGACATCAAGCGCTGCATCCGCAAAGGCACGATCAATTTGGACTTCTTCCCAACGTTCGCTGGCTCTTCCTTTAAAAACAAAGGTGTGCAGTTGGTGCTGGACGGCGTAGTGGATTACCTGCCAAGCCCGATTGAAGTGAAGCCACAGCCTGAAGTTGACCTAGAAGGTAACGCTACCGGCGAATTCGCGATTGTTGATGCTAACCGCCCACTGCGTGCCTTAGCGTTCAAAATCATGGACGACAAATACGGCGCACTGACCTTTACCCGTATCTATTCCGGTACGATGAAAACCGGTGACACCATCCTCAACACCTTCACCGGCAAAACCGAACGGGTAGGCCGCATGGTGGAAATGCACGCTGACGACGCGAATGCAATCGACTTTGCACAAGCAGGCGACATTATCGCATTGGTCGGTCTGAAAAACGTGCAAACTGGTCATACCCTGTGTGATCCAAAAAATCCAGCGACACTTGAACCGATGGTATTCCCAGAGCCGGTTATCTCCTTGGCTATCTCACCGAAAAACAAAGCCGGTGCAGAAAAAATGGGTGTTGCCCTCAACAAGATGGTTAAAGAAGACCCCTCTTTCCGCGTTGAAACTGACCAAGAAACTGGCGAAACCATCCTCAAAGGCATGGGTGAGTTGCACTTGGACATCAAGGTCGACATCTTGCTGCGTACTCACGGTGTTGAAGTTAACATCGGTAAACCACAAGTTGCTTACCGCGAATCCATCACCAGCCGCGTGGAAGACAGCTACACCCATAAGAAGCAGTCCGGTGGTTCTGGTCAATACGGTAAAATCGACTACACCATCGAGCCAAACGAAGTTGGTGCAGGTTACGGTTTTGAATCCGTGGTTGTCGGTGGTTCCGTACCACGCGAATTCTGGCCTGCTATCGACAAAGGCTTCCGTGACAGCATGGTAAAAGGTCCATTGGCTGGCTACCCGGTAGTCGACGTGAAAGTAACGTTGCGCGAAGGTGGTTTCCACGCGGTTGACTCCTCTGCCATCGCGTTTGAAATTGCGGCGAAAGGCGGCTACCGTCAAACCATGCCGAAAGCTGGCCCGCAAATCCTTGAGCCGATCATGAAAGTTGACGTGTTCGCACCAGACTCTCACGTGGGTGATGTGATTGGTGACTTGAACCGTCGCCGTGCGATGATCAAGTCCCAAGATACCGCGCCTATTGGTGCGCGTATCAAGGCTGACGTTCCACTTTCCGAAATGTTTGGTTACATCGGCGATCTGCGTACCATGACTTCTGGTCGTGGTCAGTTCTCGATGGAATTCTCACATTATGCGGCTTGCCCGAAATCGGTTTCCGATCAGGTTATCAAAGAAGCGCAAGAACGTAAGAAAGCGTTGGACGCTGAGAAGTAA
- a CDS encoding helix-turn-helix domain-containing protein, whose protein sequence is MCPESIVWADLRFNRNAPSNRRLIPNGWRVEKVETPDYVSNVTARESPGLLVFEFDRPDIPSLSSLSSIRRRFAAIPVLMLTEYHSEALAIWALRNHVSNYLVVPVSQHELVGSVEEAMTASSAQGVNPIPNELRFRSIACHKTAAAVRYVEAHYHEAVREEAVAEVCSMGVSAFSRTFRKEQGKTFREYLLDYRIGKACELLRMPGVNVTDVAFTVGFNDGSHFSRMFKRQIGQTPTGFQHNSDI, encoded by the coding sequence ATGTGTCCAGAAAGCATCGTGTGGGCTGATTTACGTTTTAACCGCAATGCACCGAGTAACCGTCGCCTAATCCCCAATGGCTGGCGGGTTGAGAAGGTGGAAACCCCTGATTATGTTAGCAATGTGACAGCGCGTGAGTCGCCGGGGTTGCTGGTGTTTGAATTCGACCGCCCTGATATTCCTTCCCTATCCAGCCTGAGCAGTATCCGGCGGCGGTTTGCGGCTATTCCGGTGCTGATGCTGACCGAATACCATTCGGAGGCGCTGGCAATCTGGGCATTGCGCAACCACGTGTCAAATTATCTGGTGGTTCCGGTATCGCAGCATGAATTGGTGGGGAGTGTGGAAGAAGCCATGACCGCTTCTAGCGCACAAGGGGTGAACCCAATCCCCAATGAATTGCGTTTTCGCTCGATTGCTTGCCACAAAACGGCAGCGGCAGTGCGTTATGTGGAAGCGCATTATCACGAAGCAGTGCGGGAAGAGGCGGTGGCGGAGGTTTGCAGCATGGGGGTGAGTGCTTTCAGCCGGACGTTCAGGAAGGAACAGGGGAAGACGTTTCGGGAATATTTGTTGGATTATCGGATTGGTAAGGCGTGTGAGTTGTTGCGGATGCCGGGGGTGAATGTGACGGATGTGGCGTTTACGGTGGGGTTTAATGATGGGTCGCATTTTTCACGGATGTTTAAGCGGCAAATAGGACAAACTCCGACAGGATTTCAGCATAACAGTGACATTTAA